A genome region from Bacillaceae bacterium IKA-2 includes the following:
- a CDS encoding MFS transporter, whose amino-acid sequence MKMFLKKILGGVEVNRELTLLLIIGGLYALSIALSNTFVNVYLWKQSGQFTDIALYNLASVVMQPITFILAGRWAKKIDRVIVLRLGVSFLSVFFFTVLFLGEKASSYLILLGALIGIGFGFYWLAFNVLTFEITEPETRDFFNGFLGIVTSFAGMIGPISAGFLITNMEKFTGYKVIFGISLTLFLGAVILSFFLKRRPATGTFDFKRILKERKYSFNWRNVLYAHFFQGLREGTFVFVIVVWVYITTNSELAIGTYGLVASAVSFVTYYLVGRFIKPDFRKKAIMIGGIILYLAIFLIVKDLTFTRLIMYGVAISIAYPILLVPYISLTYDVIGRGWKAAEMRVEYIVVRELYLNSGRIVSILLFLLTIKIFDEEKGIPMLLLILGAGHLIIYFFIRKVKIEKLNKGGEEYSLARNKKQGDGENDGSTV is encoded by the coding sequence ATGAAAATGTTTTTAAAAAAAATTTTAGGTGGGGTAGAGGTTAATCGTGAGTTAACGCTTCTTTTAATCATTGGAGGATTATATGCGTTAAGCATTGCCTTATCAAACACATTTGTAAATGTTTATTTGTGGAAACAATCAGGTCAATTTACCGATATTGCTCTATACAATTTAGCATCTGTTGTTATGCAACCAATTACCTTTATATTAGCTGGTAGATGGGCAAAGAAAATTGACAGAGTTATCGTCTTACGGTTAGGAGTATCCTTCCTATCCGTTTTCTTTTTTACAGTATTATTTCTTGGTGAAAAAGCTAGCAGCTATCTCATATTATTAGGAGCATTAATAGGTATTGGGTTTGGTTTTTATTGGCTTGCATTTAATGTCTTAACTTTTGAAATTACAGAACCAGAAACACGTGACTTTTTTAATGGGTTTCTTGGAATAGTAACCTCCTTTGCAGGTATGATTGGACCGATTTCAGCTGGGTTTCTGATAACAAATATGGAGAAATTTACTGGTTATAAAGTGATTTTCGGAATATCGCTAACACTTTTTCTTGGAGCAGTTATTTTAAGCTTTTTTTTAAAACGAAGACCTGCTACTGGGACTTTCGACTTTAAGAGGATATTAAAAGAACGAAAGTATAGCTTTAATTGGCGCAATGTTTTGTATGCTCATTTTTTTCAAGGTTTAAGAGAAGGAACGTTTGTTTTTGTCATCGTTGTCTGGGTGTATATTACAACAAATAGTGAACTTGCAATCGGAACTTACGGTCTAGTGGCATCGGCAGTTTCATTCGTAACTTATTATCTTGTTGGCCGTTTTATTAAACCAGATTTTCGAAAAAAAGCCATTATGATAGGTGGAATAATTTTATACTTAGCGATTTTTTTGATTGTTAAGGATCTTACCTTTACAAGACTAATTATGTATGGTGTCGCCATTTCGATTGCTTATCCAATCTTACTTGTTCCATATATTTCACTGACATATGATGTCATTGGTAGAGGTTGGAAAGCTGCTGAAATGCGTGTCGAATATATTGTTGTCCGAGAACTCTATTTAAATAGTGGGCGGATTGTGTCGATTTTACTGTTTTTACTGACAATAAAAATCTTCGATGAAGAAAAAGGTATTCCGATGTTGTTATTAATTCTTGGTGCTGGTCATCTAATCATTTATTTCTTCATTAGAAAAGTAAAGATTGAAAAGCTAAATAAAGGAGGCGAAGAATATTCCTTAGCTAGAAATAAAAAGCAGGGTGACGGCGAAAATGACGGGTCCACTGTTTAG
- a CDS encoding superoxide dismutase — translation MAKFTLPELPYAFDALVPHIDEETMKIHHGKHHNTYVTNLNNALDGHADLEGKSLDELLANLDALPEGIRNAVRNHGGGHANHTLFWEILSPNGGGAPTGELAEAINSAFGSLDGFKEQFAKAAATRFGSGWAWLIVDNGQLKVTSTPNQDTPVMEGQTPVLGLDVWEHAYYLNYQNRRPDYISAFWNVVNWAEVAKRFTAAK, via the coding sequence ATGGCAAAGTTTACATTACCTGAACTACCTTATGCTTTTGATGCACTTGTTCCGCATATCGACGAAGAAACAATGAAAATTCATCATGGTAAACATCATAATACTTACGTAACAAACTTAAATAATGCTTTAGACGGTCATGCTGATTTAGAAGGAAAAAGTCTAGATGAGCTATTGGCAAATTTAGATGCTCTACCTGAAGGCATTCGTAATGCTGTCCGCAACCATGGTGGTGGACATGCAAACCACACGTTATTCTGGGAAATATTATCACCTAACGGTGGCGGCGCACCTACTGGCGAATTAGCTGAAGCAATTAATTCAGCATTTGGAAGCTTAGATGGATTTAAAGAGCAGTTCGCTAAAGCTGCAGCAACTCGTTTTGGATCAGGTTGGGCTTGGCTAATTGTTGACAACGGTCAATTAAAAGTTACAAGTACTCCGAATCAAGATACGCCTGTAATGGAAGGCCAAACACCAGTTTTAGGTCTTGATGTTTGGGAGCATGCTTATTATTTAAATTATCAAAATAGACGTCCAGATTACATTTCTGCATTTTGGAATGTTGTTAATTGGGCTGAAGTAGCAAAGCGTTTTACCGCTGCAAAATAG